The DNA window ATGCCTGTGGTCTCCGTTCGTCGTCGTCGCGCCTTGTTATCGGCCGTCCTGGCTTCGGCCGCAATGGGATTGGCTCTACCCGGGGTGGCCGGGGCGCAGTCCTCGCTCGACGTCGTCGACGCGTTGTCGGCGACGACGCTGGTCAACGGCGCCCTGTCGGTGGCCGGTGGATGCCAGACGCCCAACCGCGACCTCATCACGTCCTGTACCCGCCTCGAGACACTGACGACGCAGGTACCGGTGATGCTGGCACTCAACCCGCTCACGACGAACATCGTGGTGCTCGGCGCGGGCCTGTACGCCGACGGCACGATGCGGCCGGTGCTCGTGTCCCGGCTGCAGGGCGCACTGCAACTGGCGCAACGCTTTCCGCTCGCGCCGATCGTCGTCACCGGCGGCGTCCCGCAGTCCGGAGTCACCGAGGCGCAGGCGATGCGACGGTGGCTGGTGGCGAACGGGATTCCCGACTTCCGGATCACGGAGGAGAACAGGTCCCGGTCCACCGTCGAGAACGCCGTCAACACCGACGTGATCCTCCGGCAGCGCGGCGCGTCCGGGGTCGTCGTCGTGACCAGCCCCGACCATCTCCAGCGGGCGATGATCGACTTCCGGGTCGCGGTCGCCGGCCGCATGCCCGTCGCGGGCGTGGTCGCTCCGTACTGAGTCACCGGGGTGCCGGCTGACAGCTAGTTCACAGCCGCGGTGCAGCCGCCCCGCAGCGACGCTCCGCACGCTGGGGGCATGACGACCGAACCCCGATTCGCGGTGGACGCGCGACCGACCGCAGCGGCGATCACCGCGCCCGTCCTCGACATCGTCGTCCCGGTGTACAACGAGCAGTCGGCGCTCGCCGGTTGCGTACGACGTCTGCGGGCGTACCTCGACGCCGAGGTGCCCCCCACCGCTCGCATCACCGTCGCCGACAACGCCAGTACCGACCGCACCCTCGAGATCGCCCGCGCGCTGGCGGACGAGCTCGCCGACGTCCGTGTGCTGCACCTCGACCGGAAGGGCGCGGCCGGGCGTTTGCACGAGGCATGGGGGCGGTCCGACGCGCGCGTGCTGGTGTACATGGACGTCGATCTGTCGACCGGGCTCGACGCGCTCGTGCCGCTCGTCGCGCCGCTGCTGTCGG is part of the Rhodococcus sp. SGAir0479 genome and encodes:
- a CDS encoding YdcF family protein gives rise to the protein MGLALPGVAGAQSSLDVVDALSATTLVNGALSVAGGCQTPNRDLITSCTRLETLTTQVPVMLALNPLTTNIVVLGAGLYADGTMRPVLVSRLQGALQLAQRFPLAPIVVTGGVPQSGVTEAQAMRRWLVANGIPDFRITEENRSRSTVENAVNTDVILRQRGASGVVVVTSPDHLQRAMIDFRVAVAGRMPVAGVVAPY